A stretch of DNA from Nocardioides sp. Arc9.136:
CCGCCCTCGACCCGGCCGAGGCGGAGGCGCTGCTCGCGGCGACCGGCCCGGAGCTGGACCGGCTGTGCGCCGCCGCGGCCAAGGTCCGCGACGCGGGGCTCGTCGCCGCCGGCCGGCCGGCCGTCGTGACGTACTCCCCCAAGGTCTTCATCCCGGTGACGCGGCTGTGCCGCGACCGCTGCCACTACTGCACGTTCGTCGAGACGCCCGGGCAGGCGGCCCGCGAGGGCCGGGCGCCGTACCTCTCCCCCGACGAGATCCTCGACATCGCCCGCCAGGGTGCGGAGCTGGGCTGCCTCGAGGCGCTGTTCACCCTCGGCGACCGGCCCGAGGACCGCTGGCCCGAGGCCCGCGCGTGGCTCGACGAGCAGGGCTACGACTCGACGCTGGCCTACGTGCGGGCGATGGCGGTGCGGGTGCTGGAGGAGACCGGCCTGCTGCCCCACCTCAACCCCGGCGTCATGACGTGGGAGGAGATGAACCGGCTCAAGCCGGTCTCCCCCTCGATGGGCATGATGCTCGAGACCACCTCCCGCCGGCTGCACGAGACCAAGGGCCTCGCGCACTTCGGCTCCCCCGACAAGGACCCGGCCGTGCGGCTGCGGGTGCTCGAGGACGCCGGCCGGCTCTCGATCCCCTTCACCACCGGCCTGCTCGTCGGCATCGGCGAGACGCTCGCCGAGCGCGCGGAGACGATCTTCGCGCTGCGGGCGACCGCCCGCGCCTTCGGCGCGGTGCAGGAGGTCATCGTCCAGAACTTCCGGGCCAAGCCCGACACCGCCATGCGGCACGCCGACGACCTCGACCTCGACGAGTACCGCGCCGCGATCGCGGTCTCCCGGATCGTCCTCGGCCCCAAGGCGCGGGTGCAGGCGCCGCCGAACCTGGTCGACCTGGCCGAGTGCCGGGCGCTGCTCGACGCCGGCGTCGACGACTGGGGCGGGGTCTCCCCGCTGACCCCGGACCACGTCAACCCCGAGCGCCCCTGGCCCTCGTTGGAGCGCCTGCGGGCGATCAGCGCGGAGTGCGGGTTCGAGCTCGCCGCGCGGCTGACGATCCACCCGGAGTACGTCCGCGCGGCGCTCGGCTCCGGCGCCCCCTGGCTCGACCCGCGCGTCGCCGGGCACGTCGCCGCGCTGGCGGGCCCCGACGGCCTCGCGCGCCCCGGCGTACGGCCGACCGGGCTGCCCTGGCAGGAGCCCGACGGCGGGTTCGAGTCGGCCGGCCGGACCGACCTGCACGCGGCTGTCGACACCGAGGGCCGCACCGAGGACCGCCGCTCGGACTTCGCCGACGTCTACGGCGACTGGGACTCGGTCAAGGACGCCGCCTCCACCACCTCCCTCATCGACGGCACCCCGGCCGTGCTGCACAGCGAGGGCCGGGAGGCCCTGGCGGCGGCCGAGGCCGACCCCGGCGGCCTCTCCGACGAGCACGCGCTGACCCTGATGACCGCCGAGGGGCCGCTGCTGGACCAGGTCTGCCGCCTCGCCGACGACCTGCGCCGCGAGGTCGTCGGGGACGACGTGACCTACGTGGTGAACCGGAACATCAACTTCACCAACGTCTGCTACGTCGGCTGCCGGTTCTGCGCGTTCGCCCAGCGCCGCACCGACGCCGACGCGTTCTCGCTGTCCCTCGACGAGGTCGCCGACCGGGCCCAGGAGGCCTGGGACCTCGGCGCGACCGAGGTGTGCATGCAGGGCGGCATCGACCCCGAGCTGCCCGCCACGGCGTACTTCGACCTGGTCGCGGCGGTCAAGCAGCGCGTGCCCGAGATGCACGTCCACGCCTTCAGCCCGATGGAGGTCGTCAACGGCACCGCCCGCACCGGGCTGTCGATCGAGGACTTCCTGATCAAGGCCCGCGAGGCCGGCCTGGG
This window harbors:
- a CDS encoding bifunctional FO biosynthesis protein CofGH; protein product: MHVETAEPRPTPQQVRRALARAERGAALDPAEAEALLAATGPELDRLCAAAAKVRDAGLVAAGRPAVVTYSPKVFIPVTRLCRDRCHYCTFVETPGQAAREGRAPYLSPDEILDIARQGAELGCLEALFTLGDRPEDRWPEARAWLDEQGYDSTLAYVRAMAVRVLEETGLLPHLNPGVMTWEEMNRLKPVSPSMGMMLETTSRRLHETKGLAHFGSPDKDPAVRLRVLEDAGRLSIPFTTGLLVGIGETLAERAETIFALRATARAFGAVQEVIVQNFRAKPDTAMRHADDLDLDEYRAAIAVSRIVLGPKARVQAPPNLVDLAECRALLDAGVDDWGGVSPLTPDHVNPERPWPSLERLRAISAECGFELAARLTIHPEYVRAALGSGAPWLDPRVAGHVAALAGPDGLARPGVRPTGLPWQEPDGGFESAGRTDLHAAVDTEGRTEDRRSDFADVYGDWDSVKDAASTTSLIDGTPAVLHSEGREALAAAEADPGGLSDEHALTLMTAEGPLLDQVCRLADDLRREVVGDDVTYVVNRNINFTNVCYVGCRFCAFAQRRTDADAFSLSLDEVADRAQEAWDLGATEVCMQGGIDPELPATAYFDLVAAVKQRVPEMHVHAFSPMEVVNGTARTGLSIEDFLIKAREAGLGSLPGTAAEILDDEVRWVLTKGKLPARTWIEIVSTAHRVGIPTTSTMMYGHVDNPRHWVGHLRVLSRIQDASVEAGGARFTEFVPLPFVHTSAPIYLAGVARPGPTLRDNLAVHAMARILLHGRIDNIQTSWVKLGVEGTRAMLNAGANDVGGTLMEETISRMAGSEHGSAKTVAELEEIGAGIGRPVVERTTTYGLREQPHA